In Meleagris gallopavo isolate NT-WF06-2002-E0010 breed Aviagen turkey brand Nicholas breeding stock chromosome 2, Turkey_5.1, whole genome shotgun sequence, the following are encoded in one genomic region:
- the STX7 gene encoding syntaxin-7 has translation MYGSSVSSENNRPLKARHQSRSEYKFSRASRQKKIQKDRLVGEFTTALTNFQRLQRQAAEKEKDFVARVRASSRISGGAPEDSYKEGTLVSWDSQPQAQVQDEEITEDDLRLIEERESSIRQLESDIMDINEIFKDLGMMIHEQGDVIDSIEANVENADVHVQQANQQLARAANYQQRSRKKMCILIGILAVGALILGFILWLFLR, from the exons ATGTATGGCTCCAGTGTATCTTCTGAGAATAACCGCCCTCTGAAAGCAAGGCACCAGTCAAGGTCGGAATACAAGTTCTCCCGAGCTTCA CgtcaaaagaaaatacagaaagatcGACTTGTAGGGGAGTTCACCACAGCGCTCACAAATTTCCAGAGGCTGCAAAGGCAAgctgctgagaaagaaaaagactttgtAGCCAGAGTAAGAGCCAGCTCAAGGATATCT GGTGGTGCTCCTGAAGACAGCTACAAAGAAGGAACACTCGTCTCCTGGGACAG TCAACCTCAAGCACAAGTGCAAGATGAAGAAATTACAGAGGATGATCTCCGTCTTATTGAGGAGAGGGAATCTTCCATTAGGCAGCTTGAG TCTGATATTATGGACATCAATGAAATTTTTAAAGACTTAGGAATGATGATTCATGAGCAAGGCGATGTGATAG ATAGCATAGAAGCTAACGTGGAAAATGCTGATGTACATGTGCAACAAGCAAACCAGCAGCTGGCAAGAGCAGCAAACTACCAG CAAAGATCCCGAAAGAAGATGTGCATCCTCATTGGTATACTTGCTGTTGGAGCATTGATTCTTGGATTCATCCTATGGCTTTTTCTAAGATAA